From the genome of Pseudonocardia sp. EC080619-01:
CGCGCGGCTCGCCGGGCCGGAGCCCCGCCCTCAGATCCCCGCCACGGACAGGAACTGGGTCTCCTGGAAGGCCCGGATCCCGTCCCGCGCACCCTCCCGGCCCATCCCGGACCGGCGCATCCCACCGAACGGCGCCGCGGGATCGGAGACGACTCCCCGGTTGATCCCGACCATCCCGCATCGCAGGGCCCGCCCGAGTCGCAGGGCCGCCGCGGTGTCGCCGGAGAAGACGTAACCCGCCAGCCCGTACTCGGTGGAGTTCGCCGACCGCACGACGTCGTCGACCTCGCGCCAGGTGAGGATCGGGGCGACCGGGCCGAAGGTCTCCTCCACGACCAGGGCCGAGTCCGCGGGGACGTCGCGCAGCACCATCGGAGCGAGGTACGACCCGGCGTCCGGTACCGGCCCCGGCCGGTTCGCCAGGACGGCGCCGCGTCCCAGCGCGTCGTCGACACGGCCCTGGATCCGTGCGACGGCACGGTGGTCGATGAGCGGCCCGATGTCGCTCGCGGGATCGGTCGCCGGGCCGACCCGCTGGGCGTCGAACGCCGTGGCGAGTGCATCGGTGAACGCGTCGGCGACGTCGGCGTGGACGAGGAAGCGGTTCGCCGCGGTGCAGGCCTGCCCGGCGTTGCGGAGCTTCGCGATCACCGCTCCCGCCACGGCCGCCTCGACGTCCGCGTCGGCGCAGACGACGAACGGTGCGTTGCCGCCCAGCTCCATCGAGCTGGTGACCACGCGGTCGGCAGCCTGGCGGAGCAGCAGGCGGCCGACGCCCGTGGAACCGGTGAACGACAGCTTGCGCACCGCCGGATGGTCGAGCAGGGACGCGACCACCGGACCGGGCCGCGAGGTGACCACCACCTGCACCGCACCGTCCGGGACCCCGGCCTCGCCGAGGAGGCCGGCGATCGCCAGGGCGGTCAGCGGCGTCTCCGCCGCGGGCTTGAGCACGGCGGTGCAGCCCGCGGCGAGCGCGGGGGCGACCTTGCGGGTGACCATCGCCGCGGGGAAGTTCCACGGGGTGACGAGTGCGGCGACCCCGACCGGCTGCGCGGTGACGACGGTGGTGCTGCGGCCGTCGGGGGCGGTGCCGAAGTGTCCGTCCGGTCGCACCGCCTCCTCCGCGAACCAGCGGAGGAACTCGGCGGCGTAGGTGATCTCCGCGCGGGCGTCGCCCCGGGACTTGCCGCTCTCCGAGGACACGAGGGCGGCGAGCCGGTCGGCGCGCTCGATCATCAGCCGGTGGGCCGCCACGAGGACGTCCGACCGGGTCCTCGGTGGAGTCGCCGCCCACCCGGCGAACGCCTCGGCCGCGGTGTCGGCGGCGCGGCGGGCGTCGTCGGTGTCGTCGTCGGTGAGGGTGGCGAGCACGGCGCCGGTCGCCGGGTCGGCGACGTCGACGCCGTGCCCGGCGCCGGTGTGGCGTCCGGTCCCGGCCAGCGCGAGGGCGTCGTCGGGCCGGACCGTGTCACCGGCGGCGAGGGAGGTGCTCACTCGTCGTCCCAGTTCCGCGGGGCGACGTAGCCGGTCTGACCCTTCTCCAGCCCGAGCGCGAGGATCGGCCCACCGAGGTCCTCCTGCCAGATCAGCGATTCCATGCCGATGTGCTGCGGGTGGTCCTGGACCGTGTAGACGGTGAGTCCGCTGTCGCTCGGGTAGTGCGCGTGCTCCCGCCAGGAGGGCGCGGAGAGCAGCAGGTCGCCGGGGCCGAAGTCGATCCGCTGCCCGTCGACGACGGAGTAGCCGGTGCCCTCGACGTGGTAGTTGATGGCGACCGAGCTGTGCCGGTGCCCCGGGCCCTCCGGACGCTGCCGGACCCCCTGCGGGATCCGGGAGAGCGTGACGAAGAAGCTGCCGGTAGCCCCCTGCCGGCGCTCGGTCGCCGGGTTGTACAGCGCCATGATCGTGCGCCTGCCGTCGCCGAGGGTCTGCGACATCAGGTCCGCGACCGCCCGGTACGGCCAGTGCAGCGCCCGGTCCGGGACGGGCTCGATGTCGACCAGGTACTCGTAACCGCGCAGGCGCGCCCCGGTCGGCGAGACCTCGTGGTCCGGTGCGGTGCCGCGGTCGGCGACGTCGTCGGCCTCCTCCATGTCGATCGGCCCGTCGACCGGTACCCCGGGGACCCAGTCCTCGGCGAGCTCCTCCCGGAAGTGGGTGCCGAGGAACTCGAGCAGCGGAGCGTTCGAGTAGGCCAGCCGCACCCATCGCCGGTCGCCGGTGTTGACGAACCGGTGCGGCTTCATCGAGGGCACGGTGACCACGTCGCGGGTGGCCGGCTCCAGCGTCGTGTCCCCGACCTGGATGCTCCCGGTGCCCTCGAGACCGATCTGGACGAGGCTGGAGTTGCGCCGCACGGGTGTCGTCCGCTCGCCGGGCAGCAACACCTCGACGACGACCTCGACCCCGGGGGCGAAGCTGCGTCCGGACGTCGACTCGGGATGGACCAGCGCCGCCGAACGCCGGCCGTCGGCGGGGGTGGGTCCCTCCGACAGCCGTTCGACGGTCTCCCGGATCTCCGCCGCGGTGATCTTCAGCGGGGCCCAGGGGGTGGGCCGTGCCGATCCCGCGCCCGACGTGTCGACGGCGCGGGCGCCGGAGCCGGCACGGGGCACGTCAGTGGTGGTCATGTGCGTTCCTCTCCGTGGGTACGGACGCCGGTGAAGCCGCTGCGGTGGAAGACCAGCGGGTCGGCGTCGTCGTTCGAACGTGCGCTGTGGACCCGCAGCAGCACGAGGAGGTGGTCACCGGTGACGGTCTCGCCGTCGACGGAGCAGGTGAGCTGCGCGACGCTGCCGTCGAGGTGCACCGCTCCCCCGGTGGCCGAGGTCGCGATCCCGGCGAACCGGTCGCCGCTGCGGGCCGCCAGGGAACGTGCCGCGTGCTCGTGCGGATGCGCGAGGACGCTGAGGCCGAGGACGGGGACCTCGCGGAGCACCGGCCAGGTCCTGGAGCTCTGCTGGACGCAGACCGCGACGAGCGGAGGGTCCAGCGACACCGGGACGAAGGTGCTGATCGCCATGCCGACCGGCTCCCCCGCGACAGTCCCGCAGACGGCGACGACGCCCGACGGGCAGGCACCGAACACCGAGCGCAGGACGTCCGGTGCGAGCGTCTCCGCCGTCATGCCGCGGCCCTCCGCGCCCGCCGGGCCTGCTCGACCGGTCCGGGAACCGTGAACCGCCAGTAGCGGCACACGGCGGAGATGGCAGGGCCGGCGTCCTGGCGGGGCGGCAGCGTCAACCCCGGTGTGGGGCAGACGAGACCGGCGGCGACGAGTGCGGGCCTGAGCTGCCACTCGACGACGGTGTGGTCCGACGGTTCGGCCACGCACAGGGCGAACGCCACTCCTGCGGCCGGACGGGTGCCGGACCGGCGCTCGAGCGCCCGGGTCAGGTCCACGGGCAGCTCGCCGTCACGGACGACCGCGGCGACCACGAGGACGTCGGCGTCGCGGGCGACGGCGACGAGGTCGGTCGACCCGGTCGCGGTGGTCATCCGGGTCGGCCGGGTCCCGGTGAGGCTCGTCGTGAACCGGTCGGCGACGTCCGCGACAGGCGGTCCGCCCGCCGTGATCACCGCGGTGGTGACGGGTGCGTCGATCATGGTGCGTCCCCGCGCCGGAGGACCGCTGCGCGGAACCACGGCGTTCACCGCGAGACCGGCTCGCGGGCCGGGGCGGCGCCGCGCCGGTACCGGGCGCCGACGTGGTCGGCCGGCAGGTGCGGTCCCCCGTGCGGGAACATCTTCTCCCGGAAGGTCCCCGGCCGGTACGCGGTCTTGTACCGGCCGCGGTCCTGCAGCTCCGGCACGACGAGCTCGGTGAAGGCGCGGAGCCCGCCCGGCTCGATCGTGCGGAGCAGGTTGAACCCGTCGATGCCGGTCCCGTCGACCCAGGAGATCAGCTCGTCGCAGACCTGGGAGGGCGAGCCGACGACGTAGGCCTCGCTCCCGGCGAGACCGCTGAACGAGGCGATGTCCCGGATCCGGACGGTCCGCCCACCGTTGTGGCGGGTCATCGCGTCGAGCACCGACTGCATCGCGTCGCTCTCGACGTGCTCGACCGGGTCGTCCCAGCCGTACTTCGAGAGGTCCTGGCCGATGAACCCGGAGAGCATCGCGAGGTTGCCCTCGCCGTCGCTGTACTCGCGGCACTGGGCCTCGACGTCCCGGGCCTCGGCCTCGGTGGGGGCGACGACGACGGTGATCGCGTTGAAGACCTTCACGCTGTCGGCGCTGCGGCCGGCGTCCACCGCGGCCGCGCGGTACCCGTCGACGAGCCGCCGGGCGTGCCCCTTGTCGCTCACCGACATGAACGCGGCCTCCGCGTGCGTCCCGGCGAAGCGCATCCCCCGGGGCGACCCGCCCGCCGAGTAGATGAAGGGCGTGCGCTGGGGGGACGGCTCGCACGGGTGGAACGCCTCGCACGCGTACCGGCCCTCGGTCCTGACACGGTGCACGCGGGCGGGGTCGGTGAAGACGCGGCGGTCCCGGTCGCGGACGGCGGCACCGTCCTCCCAGCTCTCCTCCCACAGCCGGTACACGAGGTCCATGTACTCCTCGGCGATGTCGTAGCGCTGGTCGTGGGGCACCGGCTCGACGCCCATCGCCCGCGCGGCGGAGGGCTGGATGCCGGTGACGACGTTCCAGCTCACCCGGCCGTCGGTGAGGTGGTCCAGCGTGGAGAACCTGCGTGCGAGCAGGTACGGCCGTTCGTAGGTCGAGTTGGCGGTCACGCCGAAGCACAGGTCCGAGGTGGCCGCCGCCATCGCCGGGATCATCATCATCGGGTCGTTGACCGGGAACATCCCGCCGGCGCGCATGATCGCGTCCGGCGCCCCCTGGTAGACGTCGTGGATGCCGAGGCCGTCGGCGAGGAAGATGCCGTCGATCAGGCCCCGTTCCGCGGTCCGCGCGAGATCGGCCCAGTGGTCGAGCGTGGTGTACCGCGTGGCCTCGGACTCGGGGTGCGCCCAGAGTCCGGTCCAGGACTGCGAGGGCGATGCCATGGAGAACGCGTTGGTCAGGATGTCCGTGCTCACGGTGGTCTCCTGTGTGAGGTCGGCGGGGTCGGTTCAGGACGGCCCGAGGAGCGCCGCGCCCTGGTCGAGCAGGGCGCGGACCCGGGGCAGGCCGTCGTCGCCCAACGGCAGGAGCGGGGCGCGGACGTGCGCCGACGCCAGGTGTCCCTGCTGGTGCAGGACCCACTTCGCCGGGGCCGGGTTGGTCTCGACGAACAGCAGGTCGACCAGCGGGTGCAGGCCGTAGTGGAGCTCGCGGGCGGTCTCGTGGTCCCCCGCCTCCCAGGCCTCGTACATGCGCGCGACGGCAGCCGGGGCCAGGTTGGACACCGCGGAGACGAAGCCGGCCCCGCCGAGGGCGAGCAGCGGGAGTCCGAGCAGCTCGATGCCCGACCACACCATCAGCTCCCGCCCGCACAGGTGCAGCACGCGGGAGAAGTGCTCGAAGTCCTTGGTGGTCTCCTTGATGCCGACGACGTTGTCGCAGTCGGCGAACAGCCGGGCCACGGTCTCCGGGGCGACGTCGACCGCCGTCCGGGACGGCACGTTGTAGATCACGATCGGCAGGTCCGGGAACTCCGCGGCGACCGTGCGGTACCAGGTGTAGAGCGCCTCCTGCGTCGGGCGGGCGTAGTACGGCGTGATCAGCAGGGCCGCGTCGGCGCCGGCGTCCCGGGCGGCGGCGGTGATCTCCAGGGTCTCGTCGAGCTTCGCCGAGCCGGTCCCGGGCAGGAACGGGACGGCGTCGTCGACCTCGGCGGCGACGGCACGGATCGCCTCGATCCGCTCCGCGACGGTCTGGGCCGACGGTTCCCCGGTGGAGCCGCCGACCGAGACGCCGTGCGAGCCCGACTCGATCTGCCGGCGCACCAGCCCGCGCAGCGAGGCGAGGTCGAGCGCACCGTCGGCGGTGAAGGGTGTGACGACCGGGACGTCCCGGGTCGCCTCGCCGACCGAGCCGGCGACGACCGCGTCGAGCCCCAGCTCGCCGCGGACCTGGTCGGCCAGCGCGTGCGCGCGCTCCGTGGTGCGGTTCCAGAGCCGGACCCGGCGCAGCGGGCGGACCGCGGCGACGGCCTCGACCTGCCGCAGCGCCTGGCGTCCCGCCCCCAGGACGGCGAGCTCGTCGGCGTCCGGGTCCGCCATCACCCGCGTCGCCACGCCGGAGATCGCGGCGGTCCGCAGCGCACCGGCCGCACCCGCCTCGGCGACGCCGAGGGTCGCGCCGTCACCGGCGGAGAACACCGTCATCAGCGCGCTCGCACCGGTGGGGGTGTTGACCCACGTCTTGAAGATCGCCAGGTCGGCGTCGCGGTCGAGCGCACCGAGCGCGTGCGCGCTGCCGCGGGCGTCGCCGTGCGGCCACGTCGTCATGGTCTTGTCGAGGTTCCAGGCCGAGCCGGCGGCCTCGTGGGACAGCACCGCCTCCAGCGAGTCGATCACCTGCGGCAGGGTCGGCCCGGAACGCACGTCGTCCTCGGTCCAGAGCTTCATCGGGTCGCCTCCACCGTCGTGCGGGCCTCGTCGACGACGCCGTGCCGCAGGGTCCCGACGCCCGAGACCTCCACCTCGAGCTCGTCGCCCGGCCGCAGGAACCGGGGCGGGTCCATCCGGAACCCGATTCCCTTCGGCGTACCGGTCGCGATCAGGTCCCCCGGCCGCAGCGGGGTGAGGGTGCTGACGTAGGCGACCAGCTCGGCGAACCCGAAGGTGAGACGGTCGGTCGTGTCGTCCTGCACCGTCGTCCCGTTGAGGCGGGTGGTGACGCGCAGCGGTCCGGTGCCGACCTCGTCGACGGTCGTGACCCACGGGCCGACAGCACCGCTGTGGTGCCAGTTCTTCCCCGCGGTGGCCTGGTTCGAGTGCAGCTGCCAGGACCGGACGCTGTTCTCGGCTATGCAGGTGACGCCGGCGACGTGCCGCCAGGCGTCCTCGGCGGGGATCCGGCGGCCCGGGGTCCCGATCACCAGTGCGGCCTCGCCCTCCCAGTCCAGGGTGTCGTCGGAGGCCGGCCGGACGACAGGGGTCCCGGCACCGACGAACGAGTCGGCGAACCGGGTGAACAGCGTCGGGTGGTCCGGGCCGTCGGTGGCCGGGCGTTCCGACTCCGAGGCGTGGGCCGCGTAGTTGAAGCCGACGCACACGATCTTGGCGTGGTCCCCGATCGGCGGGTCCCAGCGCAGTTCGCCGACCGGGAGCCGGGGGTCGTCGGGGCGGTCCGCCGGTAGCCGGGCGAGCGCGGACCCGAAGGTGTCGACACGGTGGTCGAGCCGGACGACCTCGTCGCCGGAGACGATGCCGAACCCTGCGTCGCCGGAGGCGGTGCGGAAGCGGGCGAGCCTCATGCGATCACCGCCGGTTCCGCGTGGCCGGCCGACGACGCGAGCGGACCCACCGGTGCGCGCAGTCCGGCGTCCTCGAGACGGGGCAGCACCTCGCGGGTGAAGGCGTCGAGCCCGGCGTCGTAGTCCACCCAGGTCAGCAGCGCGCCCTCGATCCCGGCCCGGCTGAGCATCGCGAGCCGCTCGGAGATCGTCTCCGCGGTGCCGACCAGCGGGAACCCACCCGCACCCGCCGCGAAGCGCTGCCGCATCGCCGCCAGCACGGCCGGGGGCATCACCTGGGTGTTCGCCCCCTGGAGTCGCATCCAGGCGTCGACGCTCCCGGTGTCCTCCTGCTCGACCGAGAACCGCCGGTAGTACGCCTCGGCCTCGGCCCCGGTGTCCCGCTGCACGACCGCGGTGTGGGTCCAGACGCGGACCTCGCGGCCGAACTCGTCGCGGGCCATCTGCTTGTAGCCCTGGATCTGGTCGCGGATCTCGTCCTCGTCCTCGGAGTGCACGATCACGAAGCACAGGTCGGCGTGCTCGGCGGCGAACCGCATCCCCCGCGGGGACCCACCGGCGTTCATGATCGGGATCGCGGGCTGCACCGGCTTCGGTTCCGACACACCGCCGACGACGTCGAAGAAGCTGCCGTGGAAGTCGAACTCGCCGGTCTCCGTCCAGAGCCTGCGCGTCACCTGCAGCCATTCGGCGAGGTGGTCGTAGCGCTCGTCGTGCTCACGCAGCGGAGCGCCGAACATCTCCAGCTCCGGCCGGTTCCAGCCGCCGACCACGTTCAGCGCGAACCGGCCGCCGGAGATGTGGTCGACGGTCGCCGCCTGCTTCGCGGCGACGATCGGGTGCAGCGTCGGGGCGTGCGAGGTGGCGAGGACGCCGATGTTCTCGGTGGCGGCGGCGATCCCCGCCGCCCAGGTGAAGGGGTCCATCACGCGTCCGGACCGGTGCCCGGGGCTGTTCTCCGGGTAGCCCTTCCAGCGGGCGAAGGGGACGACGGCCTCGAAGCCGGCCCGGTCGGCCGCCCGGGCGGTGCGCAACGACATGGCCCACGACGTCTCCGACGCCTCCGGCACCAGGGTCTGGGACGCACCGGAGCCGTTGGTGCAGAACAGTCCGAGCTTGAGGGTGTTGCCGCCGAACAGCGGATTCATCGCAGACCTCCTCGTCCGTGGTGGTGTCAGGGACGCTAGGGAGCCGCATCACATAACACCACTACGAGTCCAGCCATGAATCGATATGCTCTTTCGTATGCTTCAGCTGCAGCTGCGCCGCCTCGACCTGTTCTGCACGGTGGTCCAGGAGGGCGGCGTGACCCGCGCCGCCGAGCGGCTGCACGTGGCACAGCCCTGGGTGTCGGCGCAGCTCCGCATCCTGGAGAAGGCGGCAGGCGCGCCGCTGTTCGTCCGGGACGGACGCCGCATCGCGCTGACCGAGGCCGGTCGGCGCTTCCACGCCTGGGCGGCCGACGTGCTGGCCGGCAGTGCCCAGGTCCGCCGCGACATCGAGAACCTCGGTGCGGGACTCGCCGGGTCGCTGACCGTCGCGACGAGCATGGCGATCGGCACCTACCTCGTGCCCCCGCTGCTCACCGGGCTGCGCCACGAACGCCCCGGTGCCGACATCACCGTCCACATCAGCGAGCCGGCAGCGGCGCTCCGCAGCGTCGCCACCGGCGACGCCGACTTCGCCGTCGCCACCTTCTCCGACGAGCTCGATCCCGAGCCCCTGCACGCCGAGCGGCTGTGGGAGGAACCGCTGGTGCTCGCCGCCGCGCCCGGCGGCCCGCCGGACGGTGACACGATCACCCTCGCCGAGCTCGCCGGCCTGCCGCTCGTGGGCGTCCCCGCCGGTGTGGCGTTCGACCGCACGCTGGGCGACCAGCTGCGCCGCCACGGGGCCGGCGAGCTGACCTACGTCATGCGGCTCGGCCACGCCGAGGCCATGAAGCGGGCGGTGGCCGCGAACGGCTGGTGCTGCTTCTCCCCGTCCTACGTGCTCACCGACGACGTCGACGCCGGGCGGTTGCGGAGCGTCACGATCAGCGACGCGAACCTCGTCGAGGGGATCGGGCTGTTCCACCGGCGGACGAAGTTCTTCTCCCCGCTCCAGGAGGCGGCCGTCGCGATGCTCCGGGAGGTGGCGACGAGCAGATCGGGCGAGGTCACGGCAGCGGCACCGCCCCGGTGAGCAGTGCGACGGCCAGCACGACCGCCGACACGGCCAGTCCGCACGGCACCCCCAGCCGCACCATGGCGCGGTAGTCCAGGCGCAGGAGCCCCAGCAGCAGGAACAGCGCGGCGACCGTGGGGCTGTAGGCGTGCAGCGGCTGCGCGACCACCGCCGCGCGGGCGACGGCCTCGGCGGGCACCCCGAACTGGGCGGCGGCCCCACTGAGCACGGGGAGGACACCGAAGTAGAACGTGTCCTGCTGGACGACGAACGTGAGCGGGAACGCCAGCAGTGCCGTGGCCAGCGGGACCGCGGCGCCCGCGTCGGGCGGCACGAGTGCCGCCAGCGACGTCGCCAGCGACTCCGCCATCCCGGTCCCGGACAGCACACCGGTGAACACCCCGGCGGCGAAGATCAGCACGGTGACGGGGATCGCGTTGGGTGCGTGGCGCCGCAGCAGTCGTGCCTGGGTCGCCGGGTCCGGATAGTTGAGCAGCAGCGCCACGACGGTGCCGGCGACGAACAGCAGGACGGGTTCGACCCGGCCCGCGATCAAGGGCGCCATGACCGCCAGCGCGAGGACGAGGTTCGCCACGGCGAGGCGCGGCCGTCGCAGATCCTGCTCGGCGGGCTCGTCCCCCTGGACGGCCGCGCTCGGTGGATCGGTACCGGCGGCCGGCGCGACGGCGACCCGCTCACGGGGAGCGCCGAGGCGGCTGCGTTCGCGGCTGCCCAGCACGGCGGCCAGCCCGAGTACGGCGGCGGCCCCGGCCAGCTGCGGGACGACCAGCGGCGCGTACACCTCGACGACGTCGACGTCGAGCGCGGTCGCGGCCTTGATCACCGGTCCGCCCCACGGCAGCAGCGTCGCGGTCCCCGCGGCCATCACCGCGACCACGGCCAGGAGCTCGACCCGCATCCCGAGACGCCGGTACACCGGCAGCAGCGCCGAGACGACGATGATGTAGGTCGAGGAGCCGTCGCCGTCGACGGCGACCAGCAGTGTCAGCACGGCGGTGGCGAGCACGACCCGCATCGGGTCGTCCCTCGCGAACCGGCGGAGCACGGTGATGAGGGGATCGAACAGGCCGGCGTCGAGCAGGATGCTGAAGAACAGCACCGCGAAGAGGATCAGCGCCGCGGTCGGGGCGACGGTGGCGATGCCGTCACCGACGATCCCGCCCAGGTCGCCACCGGCACCGGCGAGCAGGGCGAACACGATCGGTACGCCCACCAGGGCCACGACCACCGACACGCGTCCGGAGAGGACGAGCCCGAGGAACGCGGCCAGCATGGCCAGGGTCAGCCAGGTCAGCATGAGGAGAGGTCCTTGTCGGCGGGGCGGGGTCGCATCAGGCGACGTCGGTGCGGCCGGCGAAGTCCTCCGGCAGCAGTTCGGAGATCCGCGCCGCGACGTGCACGACGGCGGCCGCGTGGGTGCGGGCCAGGACGCGGGCGCCGACCCGCGACGCGGACACGGTGATGTTGACGGCGCCGACGGGCGCTCCGGAGGGGACGCGGATCGCGGCGGCCAGCGACCGGTGCTCGACCGTCGTCTGCTGGTCGTTGAGCGCCCAGCCCCGGCGCCGGGTCCGGTCCAGGTCGCTCCGGATCGCCTCGGGGGTGGTGGCGGTGCGCGGCGTCAGGGCGGGGAGCTCGGACCGGGCGAGCACCTCGTCGCACGTCCCGGCCGGGGCGGCGGCGAGCATGGCCCGGCCCAGCGAACCGGCGTGGATCGGCACCCGGTGACCGATGTAGACCGGGTTCGGGGGGAACTGGCGGGAGGGGACGCGCCCGACGATGACCGCGTCGGTCCCGTGCGGGACGGCGAGCTGCGCGGTCTCCCCCGTGACGTCCCGCAGCTCCACGAGCAGCGGTTCGGCGACCTCGGGCAGGGCCATCGTCGCCGTCGTCGCGAGCCCGACGGTGATGGCCGTGGGGCCGAGGCGGTAGCCGCGCCCGTCACCGACGCGGACCAGGAACCCCGCCTCGCACAAGGTGTGGCCCAGCCGCAGCGCACCGGCCTTGCTGACGTCGACGTGGTCGGCGATGTCCTGCAACGACATCTCCGGTCGTGCCGGTCCGAACGCGGTGAGCACGCGGAGCCCACGCGCGAGTGACTCGATGGTGTAGTCGCCACGGTGCGACGGCATCCGATCCTCCTTCCCGGCGACGGCGCCGGTCCTCGGAGGACCGTAGATCGGCTCGCGCCGTCTCCGTGACACCGTTTCGCACAGCGAAACGCACGTGAACGGGCACCGGGGCGGTCCGTAGAACCGCAGGCGTGAGCCGACACCTCGATCCGGACGCCGCCCGGTTGCTGGCGCGCCGCAACGGGCCGCCGCTGCACACCCTGACCCCCGAGCAGGCGCGATCGACCCGGTCGGCACGGACCCCCGCCGACCGGGACGACGACGTCGGCACGGTCGAGGAGCTCACGCTCCCGCTGTCCGGCCGCGCACCGGCCGCGCGCCGCTACCTGCCCGGGGGCGCGGCGCCGCCCGGGACGGTCGTCTTCTTCCACGGTGGCGGGTTCGTCACCGGTGATCTCGACAGCCACGACCGTCAGGCGCGCATGCTCTGCACCCGCACCGGGTGGGCGGTGGTCTCGATCGACTACCGCCTCGCCCCCGAGCACCCGTTCCCCGCCGCCGTCGACGACGCCGTCGAGTCCGTCGCGCGGATCGCACGGGACGCGGGGCCGGTCGCCGTCGCGGGCAGCAGCGCCGGGGGCAACCTCGCCGCGGGCGCCGCCCGCGCCCTGGCGGGCACGCCCGGGGCCCCGGTGGCCCAGCTGCTCGTCCAGCCCCTGCTCACCGACGATCCCGGCCTGCCGGCCCGCCGGGACAACGCCGCCGCACCCGGCCTGGACGACGCCACCCTCCGCTGGTACCTCCGGCACTACCTGGGACCGCGTCCCGGCGCCCGGCGCGACCCGCGCTTCGACCTGCTGGCCGAACCCCCGCCGGACGGTCTCGCACCCGCGGTCGTCGCCGTCGGCGGTGTCGACCCCCTCCGCGACGACGGATGGTCCTACGCCCGCGCGCTCGCGACGGCGGGCGTCGAGGTCGTGCTGCACGACCACCCGCGACTGCCCCATGGTCTCTGGGGCATGGCCGGCGACGTCCCGGCGGCCGACCGGGCCGCGGCCGCCTTCTGCGACGCCTTCACCCGGCTCCTGCACCGTTCCACCGACACCGAGGAACACTGATGATCGTCCTGGTCAGCCTGCTCCGGCGCCTGCCGGAGCTCACCGCGGCGCAGTTCACCGCGCACCACCGCGAGCACCATGCGCCGCTGTTCGCGTCCGTGGACGAGGTGCGCCGGCTCGTGCGCCGGTACACCGTGGAGTCCCCGGCCGCGGTCGGGGACCTCGCAGCTCCGCAGGTCGACGCCGTCGTCCGGCAGTGGTTCGACGACGTCGAGGCGATCCACGAGCTGCTCGCCTCCGACGGGTACCGGACCGTGGTGCTGCCGGACGAACGACGCTTCATCGACCACGCCTCCAGCACCTTCTACGTGACCACGGAGCTGGACGTGCCGATCACACCCTGAGCTCGATCTCGTGGTCGGATCGACCGTCCGTCCACGCCCCCCGGGGGCTCATGGCACTCGTCACGCCGGGGGCGGCGCACCTTGCGACTCGTCCGCGGTGCCGCCCGCCGCAGGGCATGCACCGGGCCCCTCAGCGATCCCGAGGTTCCCAGGCCACCGCCAGCGAGCCGCCCACGAGCCCACACGCCGTCCCGAGCAGAAGACCGCCGAGGCTCGGGGTGAGCAGCGACGCCACCGCCAGCAGCAGGCCGGCCACCCCGCACGGCACAGTGTGCCGCGGGCTCACCACGAGGGTGACAGCGCAGCCGAGGAGCAGTACGCCGACCAGGAGTCCGGTCAGTCCTCCGGCGCCGGGGGCCACGAGCACCGTCAGCCGGCTCGAAGGGAGCAGGAGCACTGCCGCCCCGGAGACGGCCAGCAACACCACCGCCGCCACCGGCCGCCCGCGCAGAGCCGTGCCCCGGGTGGCGCGCCGGAACATCCCGGGCACCGGGGTGCGTCCCGCCATCAGAAGCACTCCGCGACGTCGTCGCCGATCCGCAGGTCCAACCCGGACAGACCCAGGTCCGCGACGCTCGCCCACCGCACGGTGGCCGCCAGGTCCAGCTGGAGCCCTTCCGCCAGGATCGGCAGGTTCCCCGGTGCCGCGACATCCAGCGGGATCCCCTCCGGCGTCTGCTGCTCCCGGTTGAGCAGCAGACGCTGACCGAGCGCCCCGAGCCCGTCGACGCTCTCGATCGCGAACTGCACGTCGCCCGCCCGGATCTCCTCCGCGTCGGGCGGAGTGTCGAGCCGCAGCACCCAGGTCCCCACCGGCG
Proteins encoded in this window:
- a CDS encoding DUF6114 domain-containing protein; this translates as MAGRTPVPGMFRRATRGTALRGRPVAAVVLLAVSGAAVLLLPSSRLTVLVAPGAGGLTGLLVGVLLLGCAVTLVVSPRHTVPCGVAGLLLAVASLLTPSLGGLLLGTACGLVGGSLAVAWEPRDR
- a CDS encoding DUF6230 family protein; translated protein: MVLALSSGVVLAMLVAAATGGLPVALAADGRQHVKITAAELGAVATGVFPQFVQDADGDRQPVVVVGLGDVRVRGLCASGAVPTPVGTWVLRLDTPPDAEEIRAGDVQFAIESVDGLGALGQRLLLNREQQTPEGIPLDVAAPGNLPILAEGLQLDLAATVRWASVADLGLSGLDLRIGDDVAECF
- a CDS encoding EthD domain-containing protein, yielding MIVLVSLLRRLPELTAAQFTAHHREHHAPLFASVDEVRRLVRRYTVESPAAVGDLAAPQVDAVVRQWFDDVEAIHELLASDGYRTVVLPDERRFIDHASSTFYVTTELDVPITP
- a CDS encoding alpha/beta hydrolase; protein product: MSRHLDPDAARLLARRNGPPLHTLTPEQARSTRSARTPADRDDDVGTVEELTLPLSGRAPAARRYLPGGAAPPGTVVFFHGGGFVTGDLDSHDRQARMLCTRTGWAVVSIDYRLAPEHPFPAAVDDAVESVARIARDAGPVAVAGSSAGGNLAAGAARALAGTPGAPVAQLLVQPLLTDDPGLPARRDNAAAPGLDDATLRWYLRHYLGPRPGARRDPRFDLLAEPPPDGLAPAVVAVGGVDPLRDDGWSYARALATAGVEVVLHDHPRLPHGLWGMAGDVPAADRAAAAFCDAFTRLLHRSTDTEEH
- a CDS encoding IclR family transcriptional regulator, whose amino-acid sequence is MPSHRGDYTIESLARGLRVLTAFGPARPEMSLQDIADHVDVSKAGALRLGHTLCEAGFLVRVGDGRGYRLGPTAITVGLATTATMALPEVAEPLLVELRDVTGETAQLAVPHGTDAVIVGRVPSRQFPPNPVYIGHRVPIHAGSLGRAMLAAAPAGTCDEVLARSELPALTPRTATTPEAIRSDLDRTRRRGWALNDQQTTVEHRSLAAAIRVPSGAPVGAVNITVSASRVGARVLARTHAAAVVHVAARISELLPEDFAGRTDVA